A window of the Garra rufa chromosome 10, GarRuf1.0, whole genome shotgun sequence genome harbors these coding sequences:
- the tmem236 gene encoding transmembrane protein 236, with protein MLSEKTVKLILYELLQFACVCIPVFVVMERFALVIHSVKSSTTAYWLVVAASLAYVTSATLIVWVPLKYFILKTRRFSEVTNWRPVTLAYVILSTLPCFAIIIASSKVQVDADIKCDSFTELPVSLVLLSLICVDIVERIRPLCLTGQARGLEWDFEMPGPVLTHLEQVTSVSGQLQVKGRDGDASPRSPVRNGTLSGRWRDADESGTSRTSSMAYLYSSQSSHSGPFRFVWIREPRHDLFVATFMFWFDTVEMVRVAGSDSVYYTAWVFPIYILAYLSILRAVITPDSPLLASSSVLSQDLPFLVLRICLVVVFGYVTPVLYILKNIFSVVSFVYFIFLTKLKLLNRGRMF; from the exons ATGCTCTCTGAGAAGACTGTCAAACTCATCCTTTATGAGCTTCTGCAGTTTGCATGTGTTTGTATTCCTGTGTTTGTAGTAATGGAGCGCTTTGCTTTAGTCATTCATTCTGTGAAGTCTAGTACCACTGCCTACTGGCTGGTGGTGGCGGCCTCTCTGGCCTATGTGACTTCTGCAACCCTGATTGTGTGGGTTCCTTTGAAGTACTTTATCCTCAAGACACGGCGTTTCTCAGAAGTGACTAACTG GAGACCTGTTACACTTGCATATGTGATCCTTAGCACTTTACCATGCTTTGCTATTATCATAGCCAGCTCAAAG GTTCAGGTTGACGCTGACATTAAGTGCGACAGCTTCACTGAGCTCCCCGTCTCTCTGGTCTTGTTGTCCCTCATTTGTGTGGACATTGTGGAAAGAATTCGCCCTCTTTGCTTGACGGGACAGG caaggGGATTAGAGTGGGATTTTGAGATGCCGGGCCCGGTGTTGACTCACTTGGAGCAGGTGACATCAGTGTCCGGACAGCTGCAGGTTAAAGGACGGGACGGCGACGCGTCTCCAAGGTCGCCGGTCAGGAACGGGACTCTATCGGGACGTTGGAGAGATGCAGATGAAAGCGGCACCTCTCGCACCAGCAGCATGGCATATCTCTACTCCTCTCAATCCTCTCACTCAGGTCCGTTTCGCTTTGTGTGGATTCGAGAACCTCGGCATGACCTCTTTGTGGCCACCTTCATGTTTTGGTTTGACACTGTGGAAATGGTTAGGGTGGCCGGGAGTGATTCGGTGTATTACACAGCGTGGGTGTTTCCCATATACATACTGGCTTATCTGTCCATCCTGCGTGCTGTTATAACTCCAGACAGTCCTTTGCTGGCTTCATCAAGTGTTCTCTCCCAAGATTTGCCTTTCTTGGTGTTGCGTATATGCCTAGTGGTGGTTTTTGGTTACGTTACACCTGTGCTGTACATACTAAAGAACATTTTCAGTGTGGTATCTTTCGTGTACTTTATTTTTTTGACTAAATTAAAGCTGCTTAACAGAGGAAGGATGTTCTGA
- the stam gene encoding signal transducing adapter molecule 1, which yields MPLFTSNPFDQDVEKATSEMNTAEDWGLILDICDKIGQSRTGPKECLRSIMRRVNHKDPHVAMQALTLLGACVSNCGKIFHLEVCSREFASEVSNVLNKGHPKVCEKLKALMVEWAEDFRNDPQLSLISAMIKNLREQGVIFPAVGSQAAEQAKASPALVAKDPATSTNKKEEEDLAKAIELSLKDQRQQQQPQVSLSGLYPSTSSLLASHKADGRKVRAIYDFEAAEDNELTFKSGEIITILDDGDPNWWKGETYQGVGLFPSNFVTADLTAEPEMMKTEKKTVQFSEDVQVETIEPEPEPAYIDEEKMDQLLQMIQSADPTDDQSDTCELLQLEAACNQMGPLIDQKLEDTDRKHSELSELNMKVMEALSLYAKLMNEDPVYTMYAKLQSQQYYMQQTPNASQQVYPGQSTGGQYAMGSTAVPGYNVPMEQLSAMNQTGTPMAGQPAPSDVHMYMGQPPVYSPNPGSMPPADVQSYQTPVGAPVAMSQTPVYTQSLPVDNQQTPYPEKALL from the exons AGAAAGCGACAAGTGAGATGAACACAGCTGAGGACTGGGGACTCATTCTGGACATTTGTGACAAGATTGGACAGTCTCGCACTGG GCCTAAAGAATGTCTGCGATCTATAATGAGGAGAGTGAATCACAAGGATCCGCATGTTGCCATGCAAGCATTGACG CTACTTGGTGCGTGTGTTTCAAACTGcggaaaaatatttcatttagAGGTCTGCTCCAGGGAATTTGCTAGCGAAGTTAGTAACGTGCTAAATAAG GGTCATCCAAAAGTGTGTGAGAAGCTGAAGGCTCTGATGGTGGAATGGGCTGAGGATTTCCGTAATGACCCTCAGCTCAGCCTTATATCGGCCATGATCAAGAACCTCAGAGAACAGGGAGTCATCTTCCCTGCTGTGGGCTCTCAG GCAGCGGAACAAGCTAAAGCCAGTCCTGCATTGGTAGCTAAAGACCCTGCAACATCAACAAacaagaaagaagaagaagaccTTGCTAAAG CAATTGAACTGTCTCTGAAGGACCAGAGGCAACAGCAACAGCCTCAGGTCTCTCTGTCTGGCCTCTACCCGAGCACCAGCAGCCTCCTCGCATCTCACAAGGCTGATGGCAGAAAGGTCAGGGCCATCTATGACTTCGAGGCAGCCGAGGACAATGAGCTCACCTTTAAATCAGGCGAGATCATCACCATCCTGGATGACGG TGACCCTAACTGGTGGAAGGGTGAGACGTATCAGGGTGTTGGGCTTTTTCCGTCAAACTTTGTGACAGCAGATCTGACAGCAGAGCCTGAGATGA TGAAAACGGAGAAGAAGACAGTGCAGTTCAGTGAGGACGTCCAGGTAGAGACGATTGAACCGGAGCCAGAGCCTGCCTATATCGATGAG GAGAAAATGGACCAGCTGCTTCAGATGATCCAGAGTGCAGACCCAACAGATGACCAGTCAGACACCTGTGAACTCCTGCAGTTGGAGG CTGCTTGCAACCAGATGGGTCCTCTCATTGATCAGAAGTTAGAGGACACTGACAG aaaacactcAGAGCTGTCTGAATTGAACATGAAGGTCATGGAAGCGCTGTCTCTCTATGCTAAGCTAATGAATGAAGACCCAGTATACACTATGTATGCCAAACTTCAGAGCCAGCAATACTACATGCAGCAGACCCCTAACGCTTCTCAGCAG GTGTACCCTGGCCAGTCCACTGGAGGGCAGTATGCAATGGGCAGCACAGCAGTACCAGGATACAATGTTCCAATGGAGCAGCTTTCTGCAATGAACCAAACAGGAACACCAATGGCTGGACAGCCGGCTCCAAG TGATGTTCATATGTACATGGGCCAGCCTCCAGTCTACAGCCCGAACCCTGGCAGCATGCCTCCAGCTGATGTCCAGTCCTACCAGACCCCAGTCGGCGCTCCAGTGGCCATGAGCCAGACCCCCGTCTACACCCAGAGCCTCCCTGTAGACAACCAACAGACCCCTTACCCTGAGAAAGCCCTCTTATAG